A genomic segment from Propionispora hippei DSM 15287 encodes:
- a CDS encoding DUF2793 domain-containing protein gives MSANNTPRLGLPYIIASQAQKEVTHNDALNLIDLLVQPVIKGRTNIPPTSPAESDAYIVTTTATGAWIGKENQIAWFIGGAWRFIAPFEGMWFWSAVDARDYVYHGNAWMAK, from the coding sequence ATGAGTGCAAATAACACGCCAAGACTGGGGCTGCCCTATATCATCGCCAGTCAAGCGCAAAAGGAAGTAACCCATAATGATGCGCTGAATCTCATTGATTTACTGGTGCAGCCGGTGATAAAAGGCAGAACGAATATTCCGCCGACGTCGCCAGCCGAGAGTGATGCATATATTGTGACCACAACCGCCACTGGCGCATGGATAGGGAAAGAAAATCAAATCGCATGGTTTATCGGCGGCGCTTGGCGCTTTATTGCTCCATTTGAGGGTATGTGGTTTTGGTCGGCTGTTGATGCAAGAGATTATGTTTATCATGGTAATGCCTGGATGGCTAAATAG
- a CDS encoding N-acetylmuramoyl-L-alanine amidase family protein: MKVVIDPGHAGRNIDPGAVNGSTGLQEADVALVISRQVANYLLNVGYEVKLTRTEWEQEETDDLSYRTALANDWGADIFISLHCNSAANESAEGYEVWTSPGQTEGDRLATCIYKQIAAEFPDRAGRTDYSDGDPDKESRFYVLVYTDAPACLVEMAFISNDEEAALLANAAWWDRYARAIARGVTDYTMMLEG; the protein is encoded by the coding sequence ATGAAAGTGGTAATCGACCCTGGCCATGCGGGCCGAAATATTGACCCTGGTGCGGTAAATGGATCAACGGGCCTGCAGGAGGCGGATGTTGCGCTGGTGATTTCGCGGCAAGTAGCAAACTATCTGCTTAATGTAGGGTATGAGGTGAAACTAACCCGAACCGAATGGGAACAAGAAGAAACGGATGATCTAAGCTATCGGACAGCACTGGCGAATGACTGGGGCGCCGATATTTTTATTTCTCTTCATTGCAATAGCGCAGCGAACGAGAGCGCTGAAGGCTATGAGGTCTGGACATCTCCAGGACAGACGGAAGGGGACAGGCTGGCGACGTGCATATACAAGCAAATTGCTGCTGAGTTTCCCGATCGGGCAGGGAGAACGGATTACTCTGACGGTGATCCCGATAAGGAGTCGCGCTTCTATGTATTGGTCTATACCGACGCTCCTGCCTGCTTGGTGGAAATGGCGTTTATTTCAAATGATGAGGAAGCGGCCTTGTTGGCAAACGCCGCGTGGTGGGACCGGTATGCGAGGGCAATTGCGCGGGGAGTGACGGATTACACGATGATGCTGGAGGGATGA
- a CDS encoding NlpC/P60 family protein: protein MKRQDIVIEAKKWLGTKWQHQASLKQVACDCVGLVRGVYCELTGIDVDIDIDYPATWHLFKKEERLYAEAKRHMVEIRKDEARPGDVLVFGFYDHPASHVGILTSPDTFIHSYQDIGQVIETRLDDAWKKRLRFAFSYPGVLG, encoded by the coding sequence ATGAAACGACAAGACATTGTTATAGAAGCAAAAAAATGGTTGGGGACGAAATGGCAGCATCAGGCCAGCTTAAAGCAAGTTGCCTGTGATTGTGTCGGCCTAGTGCGCGGTGTATATTGCGAGCTTACAGGGATAGACGTCGATATTGATATTGATTATCCCGCTACCTGGCACTTATTCAAAAAAGAAGAACGCCTGTATGCTGAAGCGAAAAGACACATGGTGGAAATCAGAAAGGACGAAGCCAGGCCGGGAGATGTGCTTGTTTTTGGGTTTTATGATCATCCGGCTAGCCATGTTGGCATATTGACTTCCCCTGATACCTTTATTCATAGCTATCAGGATATTGGACAAGTCATTGAAACCCGCTTGGACGATGCTTGGAAAAAGCGGCTGCGTTTTGCTTTCTCCTATCCTGGAGTTCTAGGCTGA
- a CDS encoding phage tail protein yields the protein MATLLLATIPANAFWSAALTMLGGYIDSKLFGPHVTQEVGKMSDLQMQTASYGAPIPLILGTCRSTGNVIWSTKFVEHTKTEKQGGKGGGGGVTTTTYSYTVSFAVGICQGPITAIGRVWADGKLVDLAKYQHTVYLGGDTQTPDSWMEAVEGAGNVPAFRGLAYIVFKDLAIGDFGNRIPSFSFEVTRQIDNVKALVETVSLSAGLQYTDVDASDLEGLAITGISSAGDQTRRSIIEQLQAVFLFDSIERSGKIVFKRRNANTAYEIPDEYLGAYETSPPNEPYNLQYKDERELPRRLTINYLSKDKDYQQGTMSAYRQITQSKNEQTVSVQMVLADTDAKELAEVRLFEEWQNRKTLSLTLSNQFGWLLPGDIVKVPIQEQKQNFMITKTTYGKPGLIKIEAVATTQQVYTSVGRVVDSETNPSIPPAPGNVSISLFDLPLLPGETSAERMFAACTSDGAFYGANLFRSNDGGGTWSYVGQVTQNAVVGTTITVLPPGNSVTWDEASTVDVTLSHGTLESRPAGDVLNYFNAALIGAEIVQFKQASLIAANTYRLSGLLRGRLGTEHEVGCHIANEPFLMLNSLQSISFPASEWHMDKLYRIGPSTLPITDEKYRDYTVNLNGLGARPYSVCHVSGFRDGTGSLTVSWVRRARMNGDWKPYTDVPVGENSETYQVDVVSADGNIKRTITVNEPKAVYSANEQIADFGSLQAVVRVRIYQMSEVYGRGAVKEEVL from the coding sequence ATGGCTACCTTGCTTTTAGCAACCATTCCTGCCAATGCCTTTTGGAGCGCTGCTTTAACAATGCTGGGCGGCTATATTGACAGTAAACTCTTTGGCCCCCACGTTACGCAGGAAGTCGGCAAAATGAGTGATTTGCAGATGCAGACTGCTTCCTACGGCGCACCAATTCCTCTGATTCTTGGGACCTGCCGCTCGACAGGCAATGTAATATGGTCTACCAAATTTGTGGAGCATACAAAAACAGAAAAACAAGGCGGTAAGGGCGGCGGAGGCGGCGTAACAACAACTACGTATTCTTATACTGTCAGTTTTGCTGTGGGTATTTGCCAGGGGCCAATAACTGCGATCGGACGCGTTTGGGCTGATGGTAAATTGGTTGACTTGGCAAAGTATCAGCATACTGTCTACCTTGGCGGCGATACGCAAACTCCAGACAGCTGGATGGAAGCGGTAGAAGGTGCGGGAAATGTTCCTGCCTTCCGTGGGTTAGCTTATATTGTCTTTAAAGATCTTGCCATTGGCGATTTCGGCAACCGTATACCGTCATTCAGTTTTGAAGTAACCAGGCAGATCGATAATGTAAAAGCTTTGGTGGAAACAGTCTCGCTTAGTGCGGGACTACAATATACCGATGTTGATGCATCAGACCTTGAGGGACTTGCTATAACTGGAATCTCTTCTGCGGGAGACCAGACCCGTAGGAGTATCATTGAACAACTGCAGGCCGTATTTCTCTTTGATTCCATTGAGCGTAGCGGCAAGATTGTTTTTAAACGGAGAAATGCAAATACTGCCTATGAAATACCGGATGAATATTTAGGAGCTTATGAAACATCTCCTCCTAATGAGCCATATAACCTGCAATACAAAGATGAACGTGAGCTGCCGCGCAGACTAACCATTAACTATTTGTCCAAAGACAAGGACTATCAGCAGGGAACAATGTCAGCCTATAGGCAAATTACGCAGAGTAAAAATGAGCAGACAGTAAGTGTTCAAATGGTTCTGGCAGATACCGATGCTAAAGAACTTGCTGAAGTACGGTTGTTTGAAGAGTGGCAGAATAGAAAAACATTGTCCCTGACACTTTCCAATCAATTTGGCTGGTTACTGCCGGGTGATATAGTAAAAGTTCCAATTCAGGAACAAAAGCAAAATTTCATGATTACCAAAACAACGTATGGAAAGCCTGGGTTAATAAAAATTGAGGCGGTAGCTACCACCCAACAAGTATACACCTCTGTTGGCAGAGTGGTGGATTCTGAAACAAATCCCTCGATTCCCCCTGCTCCGGGGAATGTGTCCATATCCTTATTCGATTTGCCTCTTCTTCCCGGCGAAACGTCTGCTGAGCGGATGTTCGCAGCTTGCACCTCAGACGGCGCCTTCTATGGCGCTAACCTATTTCGATCCAATGATGGCGGCGGAACATGGAGCTATGTTGGGCAAGTGACACAGAATGCTGTTGTTGGGACAACCATAACCGTCCTACCGCCTGGCAACAGTGTTACATGGGATGAAGCGTCTACTGTAGACGTTACACTTAGCCATGGGACGTTGGAGAGCCGCCCCGCTGGGGATGTGTTAAATTATTTCAATGCTGCGTTAATTGGTGCGGAGATTGTGCAGTTTAAGCAGGCTTCTCTAATTGCCGCTAATACCTACCGGTTGTCAGGCTTATTGCGCGGCAGGCTGGGCACGGAACATGAAGTCGGCTGTCATATTGCCAATGAACCGTTTCTTATGCTCAATTCGCTGCAGTCGATTTCTTTTCCGGCATCAGAGTGGCACATGGACAAACTTTATCGGATAGGACCGTCTACCTTGCCGATAACTGATGAGAAATATCGAGACTATACGGTTAACCTGAATGGGCTTGGGGCAAGGCCCTATTCGGTTTGCCATGTTAGTGGTTTTAGAGATGGGACGGGTTCTTTAACAGTTTCATGGGTTCGCCGCGCAAGAATGAATGGCGATTGGAAGCCATACACGGATGTGCCGGTGGGTGAGAATAGTGAGACGTATCAGGTGGATGTAGTTTCAGCGGATGGGAACATCAAAAGAACCATAACCGTAAACGAGCCTAAAGCCGTGTATTCAGCCAACGAGCAAATCGCCGATTTTGGCAGTTTACAAGCAGTGGTGCGCGTACGGATTTATCAGATGTCTGAAGTGTATGGCCGGGGAGCCGTAAAGGAGGAGGTTTTATGA
- a CDS encoding phage holin family protein, producing MIEYTQIELRIMALFSAIGAAFSFLVGGVDKLVTALLIFVVIDYVTGLIAAWKTATLDSKKGFEGIKRKVVMLLIVIMAHWIDASIFGISTCRSMVIFAYLGNEGLSIIENLDRMGYGEYIPAFIREKLVQLRSEKKSFRKEP from the coding sequence ATGATTGAGTACACACAAATAGAGCTGCGCATCATGGCCTTGTTTTCAGCCATAGGCGCAGCTTTTTCCTTTCTTGTCGGCGGTGTGGACAAGCTGGTTACGGCACTTCTTATTTTTGTTGTGATTGATTATGTGACCGGGCTGATCGCCGCGTGGAAGACGGCAACGCTGGACAGCAAAAAAGGCTTTGAAGGGATAAAGCGCAAGGTCGTTATGCTGCTGATCGTCATCATGGCCCATTGGATCGATGCCAGCATTTTTGGCATCAGCACCTGCCGGTCCATGGTGATCTTCGCGTATCTGGGCAATGAAGGCTTGAGCATTATTGAGAACTTGGACCGCATGGGGTATGGCGAGTATATTCCCGCATTTATTCGGGAGAAGCTGGTGCAGCTAAGAAGTGAAAAGAAGTCTTTCCGAAAAGAACCATAG